Proteins encoded by one window of Methanobacterium sp. Maddingley MBC34:
- a CDS encoding hypothetical protein (PFAM: Protein of unknown function (DUF1697)) has translation MNTIHYATFLRGINLSGKTRIKMADLKDAFESMGFKNVGTVLASGNIVFDSEDEENEQILTEKIEFGLKNVFKRDIAVVLRGVDHLKKLQSMKPFEGIEVTPDIRMYVTFFSKKAQPGTITFPYTSPQKGFTILNATSTEVFSMVDLSRGKGTPELMNYLEKEYGSNLTTRSWGTVLKLLK, from the coding sequence ATGAATACCATTCACTATGCTACTTTTTTAAGAGGAATCAATTTAAGTGGGAAAACTCGCATTAAAATGGCAGATTTAAAGGATGCTTTCGAATCAATGGGATTTAAAAACGTTGGAACAGTACTTGCCAGTGGAAATATAGTTTTTGACTCTGAAGATGAGGAGAATGAACAGATTTTAACCGAAAAAATAGAATTTGGGTTGAAGAATGTATTTAAGAGGGACATTGCTGTGGTATTAAGGGGTGTTGATCATCTAAAGAAGCTCCAGTCAATGAAACCATTTGAAGGAATTGAAGTGACACCAGACATTCGGATGTATGTGACGTTTTTTTCCAAAAAAGCACAACCCGGTACAATTACATTTCCCTATACTTCTCCTCAGAAAGGGTTCACTATCCTTAATGCAACTTCAACGGAAGTTTTCAGCATGGTTGATCTTTCCAGGGGGAAGGGGACACCGGAATTAATGAATTATCTTGAGAAAGAGTATGGATCAAATTTAACAACAAGGAGCTGGGGCACGGTCCTGAAACTTTTGAAGTAA